Sequence from the Nocardioides exalbidus genome:
AGCGCGGCCTCGATGCCCTCCCCGGTCCTCGCGCTCACCACGACGCTGTGCGGCTCTCGTGCCAGCAGCCGGCTGATCACCAGCGGGTCGGCGGCGTCGGCCTTGTTGATCACGATGATCTCGGGGACCTTGTTGGCGCCGATCTCGGCGAGCACCTGGCGCACCGCGGCGATCTGGCCCTCGGGGTCGGGGTGCGAGCCGTCGACCACGTGGAGCAGCAGGTCGGAGTCGGCGACCTCCTCCAGCGTCGAGCGGAACGCCTCGACGAGGTCGTGCGGGAGGTGGCGGACGAACCCGACGGTGTCGGACATCGTGTAGACGCGACCGTCCGAGGTCGTCGTACGACGCGTGGTGGGGTCGAGGGTCGCGAAGAGCGCGTCCTCGACGAGCACGCCGGCGTCGGTCAGCCGGTTGAGGAGCGAGGACTTGCCGGCGTTGGTGTAGCCGGCGATGGCGACGCTCGGCACGTGGTTGCGACGGCGCGACTGGCGCTTGACGTCGCGGGTGCTGCGCAGGTCCTTGAGCTCGCGGCGCAGCTTGGCGATCTTGGTGTTGATCCGGCGGCGGTCGGTCTCGATCTTGGTCTCACCGGGGCCGCGGCCACCGATACCGTCACCGCCGGCGGCGCGACCGCCGGCCTGTCGGGAGAGGTTGCCACCCCAGCCGCGCAGGCGCTGCTTCATGTACTGCAGCTGGGCCAGCTCGACCTGCGCCTGGCCCTCCTTGCTCTTCGCGTGCTGGGCGAAGATGTCGAGGATCAGCGCGGTGCGGTCGACGACCTTGACCTTGATCCGGTCCTCGAGGTTGCGCAGCTGGCTGGGCGCGAGCTCGCCGTCGCAGATGACCGTGTCGGCGCCGGTGGCCTGGACGATCTCGCGGATCGCCTCGACCTTGCCGCGGCCGATGTAGGTGGCGGGGTCGGGCGACTGGCGGCGCTGGAAGACGGCCTCGAGGACCTCCGAGCCGGCGGTCTCGGCGAGCAGCGCGAGCTCGGCCATCGAGTTCTCGGCGTCGGTGACGGACCCCTCGGTCCAGACGCCGACGAGGACGACCTTCTCCAGCCGGAGCTGGCGGTACTCGACCTCGGTGATGTCCTCGAGCTCGGTGCGCAGGGCGGCGACGCGGCGCAGGGCGTGGCGCTCGGCCAGCTCCTGGGCGCCGACCGTCAGCTCCTCGGGATCGCCGTCGTCGGCGTAGCCGGACTCACCCCACTCGTCGGAGGTGTCGTCGAGGAGCTGGTCGTCGAGCTCGATGGTGTCGTCGTCCCAGGCGCGGGTCGCGTCGAGGGCGTCACGCAGCGTGAAGTCGGCCGCGGGGAGGTCAGGTGCGTTCGTCATATGCCCTCAAGGGTAGGTCGCCCGCCTGACCTGCGCGAACGACTTCGCCGAAGGCGAACAACAGGGCAGTGCCGAAGGCGAACATCAAGCGAGCGCCGACGGCGAACAACCGAGCAGTGCCGTGGGCGAACAGGGCGCGGGTGGCGTCAGCGCTTGACCTTCACCCGGGGCGAGGTCGCCGGGGCGCACATCGGCTGCTCGGGCGAGGTGACGGTGACGTAGTACTTGCCCGCCTTCGCGGGGCGCTTGGTGGCGAACGCACCGTTGGACTTGGCCGACACGACCACCAGGCGACGGTCGGCCTTCTTGTGCACGCGCCACACGGTGACCGTCGCTCCGGTGCGGCACCCCGACGCCGGCGAGGTGACGGTGCCGCGGAGCTTGGACCCCTTGACCTCGAGGCCGACCTCGCGCTGGTAGAGGCAGCCGGTCACGCAGCCCGGGATCGCGACGGGCGGGGCGATCGGAGCCGTCGTGGGGCTCGGGTGCGGGACCGTGGGAGTGCTGGTCGGCGTGCTGGTCGGGGGCGTGGTCGGCGGGTTGGTCGTGGGCGGAGTCGTGGGCGGCTCGGACGTCGGCGGGTTCGACGTGGGTGGCGTGGTGGGCTCGCCGGTCGGCGTCGGGTCGCACACGTCGCCGAAGCCATCGCTGTCGGTGTCCTCCTGGCCGGGGTTCGGGACCTGCGGACAGTTGTCCGCGTAGTCCTCCCACCCGTCGCCGTCGGAGTCGTAGATGGGCGGCTCGCACGGGTCCTGCGGGATCGACTGCGCGCTGCCGTCGGTCGGCTGCTCGGGCGCGATCGGGCAGACCGTCGTGGGTGGCAGCATGCTCGGTGCGGGCGCCGACTGGGCGGATGCGCCGGGCTGGGTGATGCCGAGCGCGGCGACCACCGCGAGCGCCGTGCCGACGAAGACCTTGCTCCCGAGGTGCTGTCCCATGGGTGGCCCGTTCCCCCGGCGCCGAAGCGCCAAACCACCGCGAAGGTAAAGGAAACGACCGCCCGTCAGGCGCGGTGTCGACCCACCGGGGCGATCTCGTGGGTGCTCACGAGGGCGGTGTCGATGAACTCGTCGCACGCGCCACGGACGTCGTGGGGCGTGTGCCCGGGGCCGACCACGACGACACGTACGCCGGCAGCGTGCAGGCGGTGGACCAGCGGCAGCATCGAGGTCATGTCACCGACGATGACGATCTCGTCGATCGCGGCGTCGCGGGCGATGTCGACGGCGTCGATCGCCATCGCGACCAGCGCTTGCTCGTCGTCGTCGGCGAACTGGTGGAAGGAGTGCAGGCCCTGCCGACGCATCCGGCCGACCCAGGCCCCGAGGTCCGATCGGCTCCAGTCGGCGTAGGCGCGGCACACGTTGACCGTGCCGCGCTCGCCGAGGCGGGAGAGCAGTCCGGCAGCGACGTCGTCGTCCACCCGTCGGGCGTCGATGAGCACCGCGATGCGCCGCGCGTGCTCGGTCTCCTCCGCCGTCGGGCGGTACGGCAGCGGCGGCGTACGGGGGGCGGGTGCCTGGAGCGACGGTGCCGCCGGCGCGGTGGGGGCGTCGACGGGTGCCTCGGCCACGACCTCGGTCTCGGCGACGGCGTCGTGCTCGACGTCGGCCTCGAGCGCGGCCTGCGGTGCGTCCACCTCCACCTCGACCTCCACCTGTAGGTCGGCCTCGGCCTCGAGCACGGGCTCGACATCCTCGACGGGAGGTGCCACGCGCAGCACGGTGTCACGACGCAGGCGCTCCTGGCGGCCGGCCGTCATCCAGCGCCGGACGAGCGAGGCGAGCTCGCCGTCGTCGGCGGCCTGGACGCCGGCGGCGTCGCTGTGGAACGTCGCGTCGAGCGACTGCGTCATGGTGCTCACTCCCCCGATCCCGACTCGATGTGGCGGGCGTTACGCCTCTCCCTGCATGACCATGCACCGTTCGTATAGCGGACACGCCGAAAACGGCAGAACTGCTCGC
This genomic interval carries:
- a CDS encoding NYN domain-containing protein, yielding MTQSLDATFHSDAAGVQAADDGELASLVRRWMTAGRQERLRRDTVLRVAPPVEDVEPVLEAEADLQVEVEVEVDAPQAALEADVEHDAVAETEVVAEAPVDAPTAPAAPSLQAPAPRTPPLPYRPTAEETEHARRIAVLIDARRVDDDVAAGLLSRLGERGTVNVCRAYADWSRSDLGAWVGRMRRQGLHSFHQFADDDEQALVAMAIDAVDIARDAAIDEIVIVGDMTSMLPLVHRLHAAGVRVVVVGPGHTPHDVRGACDEFIDTALVSTHEIAPVGRHRA
- the hflX gene encoding GTPase HflX; this translates as MTNAPDLPAADFTLRDALDATRAWDDDTIELDDQLLDDTSDEWGESGYADDGDPEELTVGAQELAERHALRRVAALRTELEDITEVEYRQLRLEKVVLVGVWTEGSVTDAENSMAELALLAETAGSEVLEAVFQRRQSPDPATYIGRGKVEAIREIVQATGADTVICDGELAPSQLRNLEDRIKVKVVDRTALILDIFAQHAKSKEGQAQVELAQLQYMKQRLRGWGGNLSRQAGGRAAGGDGIGGRGPGETKIETDRRRINTKIAKLRRELKDLRSTRDVKRQSRRRNHVPSVAIAGYTNAGKSSLLNRLTDAGVLVEDALFATLDPTTRRTTTSDGRVYTMSDTVGFVRHLPHDLVEAFRSTLEEVADSDLLLHVVDGSHPDPEGQIAAVRQVLAEIGANKVPEIIVINKADAADPLVISRLLAREPHSVVVSARTGEGIEAALATIESELPRPQVEFDVLLPYERGDLVNRIHQEAEIGSMEHTGDGTVVAGRANADLAGELAAYSR
- a CDS encoding thrombospondin type 3 repeat-containing protein, which encodes MGQHLGSKVFVGTALAVVAALGITQPGASAQSAPAPSMLPPTTVCPIAPEQPTDGSAQSIPQDPCEPPIYDSDGDGWEDYADNCPQVPNPGQEDTDSDGFGDVCDPTPTGEPTTPPTSNPPTSEPPTTPPTTNPPTTPPTSTPTSTPTVPHPSPTTAPIAPPVAIPGCVTGCLYQREVGLEVKGSKLRGTVTSPASGCRTGATVTVWRVHKKADRRLVVVSAKSNGAFATKRPAKAGKYYVTVTSPEQPMCAPATSPRVKVKR